In a single window of the Metopolophium dirhodum isolate CAU chromosome 2, ASM1992520v1, whole genome shotgun sequence genome:
- the LOC132938600 gene encoding 1-acyl-sn-glycerol-3-phosphate acyltransferase delta-like — MTTDMSSIKSSPVTHVLFTLVFLVSGLTVNLLQLLFFITLWPLNKDLFRKINYYFSYIIYSELVFLSDWWAGIPYYFYINKEDYKFFGNEHAIFIINHKYEIDWLTAWVVHDRIGGILGNCKAFAKNSLKYMPVIGWAWWFGEFLFLQRDLVRDKHTIETKLGKLFEHGNPVTMLLYAEGTRFTKDKQEASIKFARSKGLPELKEHLLPRTKGFSIGLPHFRHNLPAVYNVQIAFKGDKKPSLRALLSGQRFEAHVYMERIPIEQVPDGDKACEKWMYDMYEKKDKMMVSFFNTGDWFKESGVKPVEKFVPPYRYYCLLNMIFWSILVLVPFFYLAFNIFISGNILHILLLVVPIGLLHVVLSKMLSVSEISKTSSQYGTEKQKTK; from the exons ATGACAACAGATATGTCATCCATAAAGTCGTCTCCAGTGACACACGTATTGTTCACACTGGTGTTTTTAGTGTCTGGCCTTACTGTTAACTTAttgcagttattattttttataactctGTGGCCACTAAACAAGGAtcttttcagaaaaattaactactatttttcatacattatttACTCAG aactCGTTTTCTTGTCCGATTGGTGGGCTGGTATACcgtattacttttatataaacaaaGAGGATTACAAGTTCTTCGGCAACGAACATGCGATATTCATCATTAACCACAAATACGAAATTGACTGGCTAACTGCTTGGGTCGTACACGATCGAATCGGTGGCATTCTCggg AACTGCAAAGCATTCGCAAAAAATAGTCTCAAATACATGCCCGTGATTGGTTGGGCTTGGTGGTTCGGCGAATTCTTATTCCTTCAGAGAGACTTGGTAAGAGACAAGCACACAATCGAAACGAAGCTCGGAAAATTGTTTGAACATGGAAACCCAGTCACg ATGTTGCTATACGCAGAAGGCACCAGGTTCACAAAGGATAAACAAGAGGCCAGCATTAAATTTGCTCGGTCTAAAGGACTGCCGGAGTTAAAGGAACACTTGCTCCCGAGGACTAAAGGTTTCAGCATTGGATTGCCTCATTTTAGACACAATTTGCCAGCCGTATACAACGTTCAAATTGCTTTTAAAGG AGACAAAAAACCATCGTTGAGAGCGTTGTTAAGTGGTCAACGGTTTGAAGCACACGTGTACATGGAAAGAATACCCATTGAACAGGTTCCAGATGGTGACAAGGCGTGTGAAAAATGGATGTACGATATGTACGAGAAAAAA GATAAAATGATGGTCAGCTTCTTCAACACAGGAGATTGGTTCAAGGAAAGTGGCGTAAAACCAGTGGAGAAATTTGTTCCGCCATATCGTTATTACTGTCTTCTAAACATGATTTTTTGGTCTATCTTAGTTTTAGTACCATTTTTCTACTTGgcatttaacattttcatttcgGGAAATATacttcatatattattgttggtgGTACCAATTGGCTTGC tTCACGTAGTCTTATCCAAAATGTTGAGCGTTTCTGAAATAAGTAAGACGTCTTCACAATACGGTACAgagaaacaaaaaacaaaataa
- the LOC132939543 gene encoding SH3 domain-binding glutamic acid-rich protein homolog encodes MVVKVYMSGISGNKEVKKRQQRVTMILDSKSITYDLVDITEPGKEDEKTYMQTNSKTKDGSKNALPPQIFNDDVYCGDYDDFDTANELDELDKFFDISTKSPPKELNGSTTVEDVKVESTNEDNDTNDGTVNEKVNEEQQEPLTSDDEDSDNESLDTQNKLKETTVSPNSVPLPDDTNVLLDVPETKKELLSETEEEIEE; translated from the exons ATGGTGGTGAAAGTGTACATGTCCGGCATATCGGGTAACAAGGAG GTGAAGAAACGACAACAGAGAGTCACCATGATATTGGACAGCAAGAGCATAACGTACGACCTGGTGGATATCACTGAACCAGGGAAAGAGGACGAGAAGACTTACATGCAGACCAACAGCAAGACCAAGGATGGTTCAAAAAATGCTTTGCCGCCGCAAATATTCAACGACGATGTTTATTGCGGG GACTATGATGATTTTGACACAGCTAATGAATTGGATGAGTTGGacaaattttttgatatttctacTAAAAGTCCTCCTAAAGAATTAAATGGCTCGACTACCgtg gaAGATGTTAAAGTTGAAAGTACAAATGAAGACAATGATACAAATGATgg AACTGTAAATGAAAAAGTAAATGAAGAACAACAAGAACCTTTGACTTCTGATGATGAAGATAGTGATAATGAATCGCTTGACACACAG AACAAATTGAAAGAGACAACTGTAAGTCCAAATTCCGTCCCACTTCCAGATGACACAAATGTATTATTGGATGTCCCAGAAACTAAAAAAGAATTGTTATCAGAAACCGAAGAAGAAATTGAAGAGTGA
- the LOC132938627 gene encoding ribonucleases P/MRP protein subunit POP1: MDHLHTILENTPGHVRPGNQVDVNSFLSARNQEIQALLKEIQTPKKCNKMIFQRLPKKMRRRVMSTTVKRMPKDLRTAHKKSIEKQINKHVRRRKDYRRKPKSLRLDYMRRQKNGKWLETHVWFAKRFHIVLKDGYKLPKSSHDKTYRACYRAIGNHCLAQDVSYISCIELRGPYSQIIEGLMHHVNQDCGRTFKAKCYEQGTREGTIFMYKNGAYPCGAIGRVSFIWDTCAQDKIRAVWIWAEPSIYAQLAKELQITFNLKQNDLDILESEPPVLKKPKLLEIIKKSKNISTPAVQTFVNSAMKMTLLKDSLNRLRLTGPLSNSVLSRVLYPADLVNSNSCINKNWWSSHLKNLKSSINIQTKLWESLSGADRPESYPSNCVIGFHTVDPRLVFPMKRTKALPISKDFLLEEDYSFKLPTIASVSKIWDLKVRDWSMQNKMPNCEMNMLRSNCIINGNDKIALDKHSMSIIPIILIQRPGQYHPITRPGYGSGWDIVLPAGWAMPFWLGLIMNGCQPGGLRETTTMVLERCLPRPDEPDTDAGNLRAMLEKEEAMKKHFRLPPQMRVNYIKLGFQTPFHCPWDILCNEWMLDSNNKFVLRNIKVLTQLQNLTLNLKEKIDVNNLKSEFADLQTCLVPIRLELSQKGILKPNSHVCLPTLDDLSNVGDKSNLGPLEKMHKDLNAFKRKIYRLEHKKLLRSLRRKRVLEKKKRNILCKRFKQKVSPTSQIVKEYLSQMKKLWIPEEQMPLKHSCSRVILGFSCNSHFSFTKSKYVGIGYMPGPALLELFNLWSESKTNLPYVLIRNPSTNQFRYAFLSITI, encoded by the exons ATGGATCATCTGCATACAATATTGGAAAACACTCCTGGTCATGTTAGACCAGGGAATCAAGTTGatgtaaattcatttttatctgcTCGAAATCAAGAAATACAAGCTTTGCTCAAAGAAATTC agACCCCAAAAAAGTGcaataaaatgatatttcaaCGTCTTCCAAAAAAAATGCGCCGTCGAGTCATGAGCACAACTGTGAAACGAATGCCTAAAGATTTAAGAACTGCTCATAAAAaatct attgaaAAGCAAATCAATAAACATGTGAGGCGTAGAAAAGATTATAGACGTAAACCCAAAAGTCTGCGATTGGACTATATGAGACgtcaaaaaaatggaaaatggctGGAAACTCATGTATGGTTTGCAAAACGGTTTCACATTGTACTTAAGGATggatataaattacctaaaagcTCGCATGATAAAACTTATCGAGCCTGTTACAGGGCTATAGGAAATCACTGTTTAGCTCAG gATGTATCTTACATCAGTTGTATTGAACTAAGAGGACCCTATAGTCAAATAATAGAAGGTTTAATGCACCATGTTAATCAAGATTGTGGACGTACATTTAAAGCCAAGTGTTATGAACAAGGAACTAGAGAAGGAACGATTTTCATGTACAAAAATGGTGCTTATCCTTGTGGAGCTATTGGTAGGGTGTCATTTATTTGGGATACTTGTGCTCAAGACAAAATAAGAGCCGTGTGGATTTGGGCAGAACCTTCGATTTATGCACAGTTAGCAAAAGAATtacaaattacttttaatttaaagcaAAATGACTTAGATATTTTAGAATCTGAACCTCCAGTTCTAAAAAAGCCTAaacttttagaaattataaaaaaatcaaagaatATATCAACTCCTGCAGTACAGACTTTTGTTAATAGTGCCATGAAAATGACTTTATTAAAAGATTCTTTGAATAGGCTAAGACTGACTGGACCATTATCAAATAGTGTTTTGAGTCGTGTACTATATCCTGCTGATTTGGTTAATTCAAAcagttgtattaataaaaactggTGGTCATCACatttgaaaaatctaaaaagttcTATTAATATCCAAACAAAACTTTGGGAATCTTTAAGTGGAGCTGATAGACCAGAATCATATCCATCAAATTGTGTAATTGGATTTCACACAGTAGATCCAAGGCTGGTGTTTCCAATGAAAAGAACAAAAGCTTTGCCTATTTCGaaag attttctgCTAGAAGAAGACTATTCTTTTAAACTGCCCACAATAGCAAGTGTTTCTAAAATTTGGGATTTAAAGGTTCGAGATTGGTCTATGCAGAATAAGATGCCCAATTGTGAAATGAATATGTTACGTAGTAACTGTATTATTAATGGCAATGACAAAATTGCTTTGGATAAACACTCAATGTctattataccaattattttaattcaacgaCCTGGGCAGTATCATCCAATTACTAGACCAg gttatGGTAGTGGCTGGGATATTGTCTTACCAGCTGGATGGGCGATGCCATTTTGGTTAGGTCTAATTATGAACGGATGTCAACCTGGAGGACTACGAGAAACTACAACCATGGTACTAGAACGATGTTTGCCAAGACCAGACGAACCAGATACTGATGCTGGAAACCTGAGAGCTATGTTAGAAAAAGAAGAAGCAATGAAAAAACACTTTAGACTTCCTCCACAAATGCGAGTTAATTACATTAAGTTAGGTTTTCAGACTCCATTTCATTGTCCTTGGGACATTCTCTGTAATGAATGGATGTTagattctaataataaatttgtattacgaAATATCAAAGTATTAACTCAGCtacaaaatttaactttaaatttaaaagaaaaaattgatgtGAACAATTTAAAGTCTGAATTTGCTGACTTACAAACTTGTTTAGTGCCCATTAGGCTTGAGTTATCGCAGAAAGGCATTCTGAAACCTAATTCACACGTGTGTTTACCAACTCTTGATGATTTAAGTAATGTTGGAGACAAATCTAACTTGGGTCCTTTAGAGAAAATGCACAAAGATTTGAATGCTTTCAAGCGTAAGATTTATCGTTTGGAACATAAAAAACTATTGAGATCCCTGAGACGTAAACGTGTGTTAGAAAAGAAAAAGAGAAACATTCTCTGCAAACGATTTAAACAGAAGGTATCTCCAACATCACAAATAGTCAAGGAATATTTGAGCCAAATGAAAAAGTTGTGGATTCCTGAAGAACAAATGCCCTTAAAGCACAGTTGCAGTCGTGTCATTTTGGGTTTCTCATGCAATAGTCATTTTAGTTTTACTAAATCCAAATATGTTGGCATTGGTTACATGCCTGGCCCTGCACTATTGGAGTTGTTTAATCTCTGGTCAGAGTCTAAAACAAATTTACCATATGTACTTATCCGAAATCCCAGTACTAATCAGTTTAGGTATGCTTTTCtaagtataacaatttaa
- the LOC132938628 gene encoding dolichyl-diphosphooligosaccharide--protein glycosyltransferase subunit 4, whose protein sequence is MITDVQLAVFANVLGVGLFLLVVLYHYVTANFPSK, encoded by the coding sequence atgatTACAGACGTTCAATTAGCTGTATTTGCCAATGTATTGGGTGTCGGCTTATTTCTCCTAGTTGTTCTCTACCATTACGTGACGGCAAATTTcccatcaaaataa
- the LOC132938822 gene encoding tigger transposable element-derived protein 6-like, whose protein sequence is MSLKISRIALSLTEKLSILHKYDSNPSLEKTKLAESLNISESTLRTIIVKRKEIQKCAIEGSNKRKKIKNGKYFTLEQILIQWINKMNDNSMPLNGPIIQRRALKIAKSLKITDFNATNGCSELLKVLICANSDGTEKFNPLVIGKPLKPKSFIDNKSFPCEYSVKKTTSLTNEDFCFWVKKLDKNMIKNNRKILLIVDNYSSTIPKDIALKNVELVFFPPYITKNLQPLNVGVINVFKQYYEKHYLNVLKNSNTKQLNIILNALRHITAAWSSIQPQVIAECFKKAGIECFSNKVIDDDTASEAMVSIKNKSTHLKKASRDKNLMITEHKYVQNSEDLIDIAEDNNSDEDSDSGQNESLYDTINAIKIIRRYLPTLKGKYQYELHSGQLQYIARCSTTGWISFHT, encoded by the exons atgagtttaaaaatatcacGTATTGCGCTTAGTCTCACCGAgaagttatcaattttacaCAAATATGACTCAAATCCTTCATTAGAAAAAACAAAGTTAGCAGAATCACTAAATATATCGGAGTCTACTCTACGAACAATTATTGTCAAAAGaaaagaaatacaaaaatgtgcaaTTGAAGGATCAAACAAgcgaaagaaaataaaaaatggaaaatattttactcttgAACAAATTCTGATACAGTGGATCAACAAAATGAATGATAATTCTATGCCTCTTAATGGTCCTATTATTCAACGTAGAGCATTAAAAATTGCTAAATCGTTGAAAATCACAGATTTTAATGCAACAAATGGCTG cAGTGAACTTCTCAAAGTACTTATCTGTGCTAATTCTGATGGAACAGAAAAATTTAATCCACTTGTAATTGGTAAACCATTGAAACCTAAATCTTTCATTGATAACAAATCTTTCCCATGTGAGTATTctgtaaaaaaaaccacatcgtTGACTAATGAGGATTTCtgtttttgggtaaaaaagttagataaaaatatgatcaaaaaTAATCGGAAAATTCTACTTATTGTAGACAATTATAGTTCAACTATTCCAAAAGATATTGCGTTGAAAAATGTGGAATTAGTATTTTTTCCACCATACATTACAAAAAATCTTCAACCTCTGAATGTAGGTGTGATTAATGTCTTTAAACAATACTATGAAAAGCACTATCTAAATGtcttaaaaaattcaaacactAAGCAgcttaacataatattgaatgCATTACGCCATATAACTGCAGCATGGAGCAGCATACAGCCACAGGTAATTGCTGAGTGTTTTAAAAAAGCTGGAATTGAATGTTTTTCTAATAAAGTAATTGATGATGATACTGCTAGTGAAGCGATGGTATCGATTAAAAACAAGtcaacacatttaaaaaaagccAGTCGAGACAAAAATCTAATGATCACAGAGCacaaatatgtacaaaatagtGAAGACTTAATTGATATTGCTGAAGATAATAATAGCGATGAAGATTCTGATTCTGGCCAAAATGAATCATTATACGATACAATTAATGCTATCAAAATAATAAGGCGTTATCTCCCAACATTAAAAGGAA aatATCAATATGAATTACATTCCGGTCAGCTGCAATATATAGCAAGATGTTCAACTACGGGTTGGATATCATtccatacttaa